Proteins found in one Brachyspira murdochii DSM 12563 genomic segment:
- a CDS encoding MATE family efflux transporter: MESEAVLNNSNTDKKTNDLANKPVGKLLFQLAIPAIAAQIINVLYNVVDRMYIGHIKDIGATALTGVGVTMPVIIAVSAFAYLVSMGGSPRASIMMGKQDYNKAEEILGNCTMTLIIISITLTIILIIFAKPILMLFGASENTIIYALRYLRIYSIGTIFVQLALGLNAFITAQGKAKTSMFTVLIGALVNIILDPIFIFVFNMDVRGAALATIISQAISCIWILSFMTSKRTILKLKIKNFKIKPNVILPCLALGFSPFIMQFTESILSVSFNTSLLKYGGDLAVGAMTILSSIMQFSFLPIMGLTQGAQPIISYNYGAGNMQRVKSTFKILLISCLSFSVLMWTISIFFPYLFVGIFTSDEELINYSIWALRIYMASSLIFGAQTACQQTFVALGNAKISAFLAILRKVILLIPLIFILPLFFDNKVMAVLLAEPIADFLAVCTTVTLFRLYFKNIMKYTKTNT, translated from the coding sequence ATGGAAAGTGAAGCAGTATTAAACAATTCAAATACAGATAAAAAAACTAACGATCTGGCAAATAAGCCAGTAGGAAAATTATTATTTCAATTGGCAATTCCAGCAATAGCAGCTCAGATAATAAATGTATTATACAATGTAGTAGACAGAATGTATATAGGTCATATTAAAGATATTGGAGCTACGGCTTTAACTGGTGTAGGAGTAACAATGCCCGTAATTATAGCAGTATCTGCATTTGCATATCTTGTAAGTATGGGAGGTTCTCCTCGGGCATCTATTATGATGGGAAAACAGGATTATAATAAAGCAGAAGAGATACTCGGAAACTGCACTATGACTTTAATCATAATCTCTATAACTTTAACTATAATACTAATAATATTTGCAAAACCTATACTTATGCTTTTTGGTGCAAGCGAAAACACTATCATATACGCATTAAGATATTTAAGAATATACTCTATTGGAACAATATTTGTACAGTTAGCACTTGGACTAAACGCTTTTATAACAGCACAAGGTAAAGCAAAAACAAGTATGTTCACGGTATTAATAGGAGCTTTAGTTAATATTATATTAGACCCTATATTCATATTTGTATTTAATATGGATGTAAGAGGTGCTGCACTTGCTACAATTATATCGCAGGCAATATCATGTATATGGATTCTCTCATTTATGACATCAAAAAGAACAATTTTGAAATTGAAAATAAAAAACTTCAAAATAAAGCCTAATGTAATACTTCCTTGTTTAGCTTTGGGATTTTCTCCGTTTATAATGCAGTTTACCGAAAGTATTTTGTCAGTATCTTTTAATACTTCTCTTTTAAAATACGGAGGAGATTTGGCAGTAGGAGCTATGACAATATTAAGCAGTATTATGCAGTTTTCTTTTCTCCCTATAATGGGTCTTACTCAGGGAGCTCAGCCTATTATAAGCTATAATTATGGAGCTGGAAATATGCAAAGAGTAAAAAGCACTTTTAAAATACTTCTTATAAGCTGTTTATCATTTTCTGTATTAATGTGGACAATATCGATATTTTTCCCCTATTTATTTGTAGGAATATTTACAAGTGATGAAGAGTTAATAAATTATAGTATATGGGCTTTAAGAATATATATGGCAAGCTCTTTAATATTTGGAGCCCAAACTGCATGTCAGCAGACATTTGTTGCTTTGGGCAATGCAAAAATATCAGCATTTCTTGCTATATTAAGAAAAGTTATACTATTAATACCGCTTATATTTATACTTCCATTATTTTTTGATAATAAAGTTATGGCTGTATTACTAGCAGAACCTATAGCTGATTTTTTAGCAGTATGTACAACTGTTACATTATTCAGATTATATTTTAAAAATATAATGAAATATACAAAAACAAATACTTAA
- a CDS encoding PDC sensor domain-containing protein, producing MNDKVSLNIKISLFIIIPIIVIILIFGIINTIHTYNMTKEMSLFTIFQMSQKEVFEIESIINVEVNYLNNIKYSVENLYNYNIRNREIYEDLMKRFANDMSTNAVSISLIFLTNALDNDSMYINNPLYKNIDGRLGIYLLKDTNNNIDRINMEEADLQYSYLDTTIKSKEPHITPLNYYPVQGKYRPMYTYSIPIFSKDNKIVAVSSLNLSLDNIIFYEDTNGFTISLFNEKGNIIYCTTDKYRIGENITNSSDIYGYNNLLETICSNNTVFKESYNKKTSSKYFHIFRPIHMFDDVYWAIELAVSAKAEFFSNYKIIIMMWIIISSIIIIIVIIVPSIINKRVLSVMNDLNDNITKIKDGDISWSVSEDYLKLNDEIGDMSRGINNTVEYLNDLVTAVKGKVDKISENSNDISDFVDKINDKDNKIIKNQNYQFVSQVTETSKSLIEESKELQKIIEYFKLRE from the coding sequence ATGAATGATAAGGTAAGCTTAAATATAAAAATAAGTTTATTCATTATAATACCTATTATAGTAATAATATTGATATTTGGTATTATAAATACAATACATACATACAATATGACAAAAGAAATGTCATTATTCACAATATTTCAGATGTCTCAAAAAGAAGTATTTGAAATAGAATCTATAATCAATGTGGAAGTAAACTATCTTAATAATATAAAATATTCTGTAGAAAATCTATATAATTATAATATCAGAAATAGAGAAATATATGAGGATTTAATGAAAAGATTTGCAAATGATATGAGTACTAATGCTGTTTCTATATCTTTAATATTTTTAACTAATGCTCTTGACAATGACAGTATGTATATTAACAATCCTCTTTACAAAAATATTGACGGAAGATTAGGAATATATTTACTCAAAGATACAAATAATAATATAGACAGAATTAATATGGAAGAAGCAGATTTGCAATACAGCTATTTAGATACTACTATAAAAAGCAAAGAACCTCATATTACACCTTTAAACTATTATCCAGTACAGGGAAAATACAGACCTATGTATACATACTCAATACCAATATTTTCCAAAGACAATAAAATAGTTGCTGTATCTTCTTTAAATTTATCTTTAGATAATATAATATTCTATGAAGATACAAATGGATTTACAATTTCATTATTTAATGAAAAAGGGAATATTATTTACTGTACTACAGATAAATACCGTATTGGGGAAAATATTACTAATTCATCTGATATATACGGATATAATAATTTATTAGAAACTATATGTTCAAATAACACTGTATTTAAAGAATCATATAATAAAAAAACATCTAGTAAATATTTCCATATATTCAGACCAATACATATGTTTGATGATGTGTATTGGGCAATAGAATTAGCCGTATCTGCAAAAGCAGAATTTTTCAGTAATTATAAAATTATAATAATGATGTGGATTATAATATCGTCAATCATTATTATAATAGTCATTATAGTACCGTCTATTATTAATAAGAGAGTATTATCAGTAATGAATGATTTAAATGATAATATTACCAAAATAAAAGATGGAGATATATCTTGGAGTGTTTCTGAAGATTATTTGAAATTAAATGATGAGATAGGGGATATGAGCAGAGGAATTAACAATACGGTTGAATATTTAAATGATTTGGTTACTGCGGTAAAAGGAAAAGTAGATAAAATTTCTGAAAATTCAAATGATATATCAGATTTTGTAGATAAAATTAACGATAAAGACAACAAAATAATAAAAAATCAAAACTACCAATTTGTAAGTCAGGTTACTGAAACTTCAAAATCTCTTATAGAAGAATCAAAAGAACTTCAAAAAATTATAGAATATTTTAAACTTAGAGAATAA
- a CDS encoding peptide ABC transporter substrate-binding protein — protein sequence MFSKNYHILFIGLISLIVNISCSKIEETVSQNQSSKYFALQINIGSEPYTIDPSFNVTSDTLIYLRHIFEGLVTKDKDGKIIPAVAKSWTISSDGLVYTFNLRDNAYWSDGKGVVAQDFVYSFRRLFDTNTKSKYAYQYNMIKNAKDINIGKIEPKYLGVEAIDDYTLKIMLEMPLTYFLEILAYPTFYPLREDIIKAYGEKWTDSPQTLIGNGPFKVVERKFNEYIIMEKNELYWNTKEVIPSRLEFILRNDNEYSLSSVKSGLLHFSRNFPREYISSLEKAGYIKNVPRISSYFYFINTTNKTLSDSNVRKALSLAIDRNYIVEKITKSGERPAAALVPYGVPGFFGDFRENGGDYIDITRNNYENNIKEAKKLMMLAGYPNGNNFPTLTFKTTHGVHIYIFEAVQKMWKENLGIDVVIEELEWSDLLKQRFDKNIDIASGGWNGDFNDPINFLSIFLSSSPNNNSVYSNSRYDDLIKTASLIGDVSHRMMTMHKAEEILISDMAIIPIYFYNEPLLVSPKLKGVEYDPMGQYNFSKAYLLE from the coding sequence ATGTTTAGTAAAAATTACCATATTTTATTTATAGGATTGATATCTCTAATTGTTAATATATCCTGTTCAAAAATAGAAGAAACTGTATCTCAAAATCAATCTTCAAAATATTTTGCTTTACAAATAAATATAGGTTCAGAACCATATACTATAGACCCAAGTTTTAATGTAACATCAGATACTTTGATATATTTAAGACATATATTTGAAGGCTTAGTTACAAAAGATAAAGACGGAAAAATAATACCTGCTGTAGCAAAAAGCTGGACTATAAGCAGCGACGGATTAGTATATACTTTTAATCTCAGAGACAATGCGTATTGGAGTGATGGAAAAGGGGTAGTAGCTCAGGACTTTGTATATTCATTCAGAAGATTATTTGACACAAATACTAAAAGCAAATACGCTTATCAGTATAATATGATAAAAAATGCTAAAGATATTAATATTGGAAAAATAGAGCCTAAATATCTTGGTGTAGAAGCTATTGATGATTATACTTTGAAAATTATGTTAGAAATGCCATTAACATATTTTCTTGAAATTTTAGCCTACCCTACTTTTTATCCATTAAGAGAAGATATAATTAAAGCATATGGAGAAAAATGGACTGACAGCCCGCAAACTTTAATAGGAAACGGACCTTTTAAAGTTGTTGAAAGAAAATTTAATGAATATATTATTATGGAAAAAAATGAATTATACTGGAATACAAAAGAAGTAATACCAAGCAGATTAGAGTTCATACTTAGAAATGACAATGAATATTCTCTAAGCTCTGTAAAAAGCGGACTTCTTCATTTTTCTAGGAACTTCCCAAGAGAATATATTTCTTCATTAGAAAAAGCGGGATACATAAAAAATGTTCCAAGAATATCTTCATATTTCTATTTTATAAATACAACAAACAAAACATTATCAGATTCTAATGTAAGAAAAGCATTATCTCTTGCCATAGATAGAAATTACATAGTTGAAAAAATCACAAAAAGCGGAGAAAGACCAGCAGCCGCTTTAGTACCTTACGGAGTACCAGGATTTTTTGGAGATTTCAGAGAAAACGGCGGAGACTATATTGATATTACAAGAAATAATTATGAAAATAATATCAAAGAAGCAAAAAAACTTATGATGCTTGCAGGATATCCTAATGGAAATAATTTTCCTACATTAACTTTTAAAACAACTCATGGAGTGCATATATATATATTTGAGGCTGTTCAGAAAATGTGGAAAGAAAATCTTGGTATTGATGTAGTTATCGAAGAGTTGGAATGGTCTGATTTACTGAAACAGAGATTTGATAAAAATATAGATATTGCAAGCGGAGGCTGGAATGGAGATTTCAATGATCCTATCAACTTTTTATCGATATTTTTAAGCTCATCTCCTAATAATAACAGCGTTTACAGTAATTCAAGATATGATGATCTTATAAAAACAGCAAGTTTAATAGGAGATGTCTCTCATAGAATGATGACTATGCATAAAGCCGAAGAAATATTAATATCAGATATGGCAATAATACCTATTTATTTTTATAATGAACCTCTTTTAGTTTCGCCTAAACTAAAGGGAGTAGAATATGATCCTATGGGACAATATAATTTCTCTAAAGCATATTTATTAGAATAA